In Mycteria americana isolate JAX WOST 10 ecotype Jacksonville Zoo and Gardens chromosome 4, USCA_MyAme_1.0, whole genome shotgun sequence, the genomic stretch ttcataaatattaattcatAGAAGCTTTTCTACTAGAAGTTCTATAAAAGCTATTCCCAGGATAGAAGTTTCTCTTCCAAATCCTGGTTCATTCAAGGGCTAAGGTCACATTTGGGATTGGAAAAAAGCCATCACAACCTAGTCAGGTGGAATCAAATTTATAACAAGGGGATATTTTAACATGTCAGCACATTCACCTGAAGTGGTCTGATTATACCATAgctataaataatataaaattggAACAGGCCTGAAACATCCATATACAAGTATAAAGATGTGAATTAGTAAGAACTATACAAAAATAGCGAAGTTTACatctgaaaagtaatttaattagTATGTAATTAAATGGTAGCTCAAAAATGCATAAGAACTGTAAGAAGGGTTAGAATAGATAATATACCACAATTTCAGCTTAGTCTCCCCTTGTATCAAAaggaattttgttattttttgctgTGCTAAGTTTGAATATATCTTGTCTAATCAAATACACTTTGTTAGGAATATATTTTGACAATATAGCAAGTTGCACTTTTACTTAAAAATGCAGAGCGCTACATGGTACAAATTGAAATTCCACAGAGGGGAGATGACATGCTTTTTTGTTCGTATTGTACCTATATTTTTTCATACTGCTGTCAACATGTCATTGCAGTAGCATCATTTCATTCTCCCTTGTATTGGTGAATATATCTATTGAGAACAAATTCTTTGCCCTTTGTCAGTGAAGAGTAGCTTATAGTTCTGGCACTTCCACTGAAGTAGAGTGTAAATTGTCAGTAGGAGCTGAAGGTGCTATGAACTTACTATCTGTGGCGAGAGCACAAGGAGTCCTGAGAGAACACAGTTCAAATCCACAAAATCCCTTTCTGCTCACAAAACCATGCGTGATTTCCTAGAGAAGAGCAGCAATTGGACATAAGAGCTACCCATTTCTTCTCAGTTGGCATAACAGGGCAAATAGAGTAATGTGGTAAGTTTGACAAGCTTCACAGCAAATTCAGGCAAACTTTCTTTTGAATCACAAGGCAAATGGAGTTTGAGATAGCTATAAAATCAGAAAGACTTTGTATGACTGAAAATTTACAATGCCAATGACAAAAGGAAGACCTTTGAATTATGGGATTATGACATTATTATGTTCCTCCTATCAACAGCTGAGACCTTTGGGTTGTAACATAATTAATGTTCCTAGTGACCAACATGGCATTATTCCAAAAGCTCTAAAAGAAATTCTATCTACTTGGAGCTCGGAAGATGTAAAAAATCGTAGCCACCACCTCCCCAAATTCTTGTATACTATTCCAAATGGCTGCAACCCAACTGGAAACTCTCTGACCACAGAGCGCAAGAAGGAGATTTACCAGGTATGTAGCTGAGGTCTTGTGAACCGTGTAGGTGGAAATGGATAAATATCAGTCTCATTTCAGTTGAGGATACCCCATGGGTAGTGTTTGTGCCCATTATTGGTCTAGTAGACATTCCTCCCAGAACTTGTTTCTAGCAGAACCTCTTTCATGGCAACTCTTTAGAGGTGGACTATGCATTAGATAAATTGTTTTTGCAATAGTAGCCCATTGCTGGCTGGTATCTTTGCCATGGTATCTTCCAACCAGACATATTGCAAGTTTTCCGCATAGTTTGAACACTACATGGAACAGACCTTCAGTTATACACATGTCCCTGTACTGCAGGTACCATGTTTACTCTTATAATTGCTTAATGCCTAAATTGGACATTTGAAAGCTTCTCTTGATAGAACCTTGTATATAGTGAATGAGCAACCCATAGGATCATAATATGGTCCTGGTAATAGGCCCAGGGTGTAGGAAGAACTGAATTTACAGTGTCTTTACATTTTAACAAATCTTTactttttattgatttctttagCTTGCAAGAAAATATGATTTCCTCATAATAGAAGATGATCCTTACTACTTTCTTCAGTTTGAAAAGGTAATTTGTCTTCCATACTCCTTAGTAACACCTTCTTTTCTGGTCCAGGACAGAACTAAGGTTTGAGCCATGGATCTGCCTGCATGCTCCTCCTTCATGTCCTACCAAGTTAGCTGTAGGCCTAACAGTCTATGCTACTTTCAGTTGTTGTCCCCTTTGTGGCATTTTATTGCATCAGTCCTGTTAATCAGTGGTTCAAATTCCTCAAACCTTATACAAGACAGAATTTCTTTCATTAATCAGAAAATGACAAAGACTTTGCCTCCAGAGCAAAACAATATGCCACTGAAGCAGCACTTGAAAATAGCAGCCTCTTAATGTTCCTTTCAGCCCAGTCTCTTCCTTCATTCAGTGGAAGACTGCCTACTCCCAATCTACTATATCCCATTTTTACCCCTTCGCCTTTTGGAGAACCCAAGGGAGTTCTCCCAGATACCACAGAAAGTAGTACTGGATAGGCAGCTTCCCTTCTTCATGTAAATTTTCCCCAAATGGGTAACAATCAAATGTTGACCTGTCTTCACACATGGATCTACAGTTGCACGGTCTGCAAAAGTACCTAACTTCGGGAATAAAAGCTAGTCTTGTAAAGCAGTAAAACATTGGTAGAAGCTAAAgttcagtattttctattttgaaatagttttaatgGGAGGAGGCAATAAAACTGCTTTGCTTACTCATTGAATAGCATTGTGTAGCTTTGTTAGAGAGTGTAAGGGGAGAAGGTGTAAAAGTAGAATTCATAAGGAAAAAGTGTGCTGAACTCAGATCAAAATTTGGTCATAccttgatttccttttttaagatAAAGCTACAGGGCCCCATCTTAGAAATTACAGTATCTTTCTGTTTACTCCATTAAAAAAGTCTTGGCAGAGGAAtcattatttctctctcctaCTTATGGCATCATACCAAAACTTGAACTGAACGCTTGTATGCTGAACAGTGGGCTAAGCATCAAAAAATAACAAGGCTGATTTCTTGATCACTTTCATAGAATATTGTAATCACATCTCAGACAGCTAGCCTAAACAACCACTTGTCAGcaagttactgcatttttttttccttggactgtgcatctgtaaaatatttactatcaaaatgtttctttaagaaattaattctgtcttcatagtaaagaaaataattccatcATAATCTTTACTAGCaccttgaattttattttttatttttcttccaagccATGGGCTCCAACTTTCCTCTCAATGGATGTGGATGGCCGAGTTATCAGGACTGACTCTTTCTCTAAAATTCTCTCATCTGGGTAAGGCCAGCTTCAGACTGCTCAGCATTGCCTGTTCAGTTAAGACACAAGACTACTATTTCATACAAATTGATCAGACATGTCATAGTGTTTTTTCATCTAATACCTATCCATTTCTGGAATGTACTTTTGGATCCACAGCTTTTCTCAGTCTGCTCACTTTTCATGTCATCTCTTGGCAGTCATTTAACTCCAgattctctttctcttctgatACTGATAGTTAAgccaccctccccaggcagcccatTCTTGCAGACACCATATAGGCAGAAAGACAGATGCTGGATTCCAGCTCTGTTCCTGGAACTCCTAGgggcttttctcttctttttccatttctccttctaCCTCTTACCATTCCTACAGAATCCCTGAACttgaaatacagaagagaaacGATGGCATCATTCTCCACAAACTATTCTTAGGGTTATACTGATCTCTCATCTTCTAGCCTTACagttctttcaggttttttccatctGCCTGAAAAACTAAGCTGGCTGTTTTCCATTTCACACAAGTCAAcatatttgatttttaacttgcttttgtttattaTTCTAATAGATATAAGAAAGTAATGTGAATTCTGCACTGGCAGCTAGTGGATTATAACCCCATCCCTGAGAAAGTAAGGATACAACATGATGCTAAGTGTGATTGCACTTTCAGAAGTGACACTGCAAAAAGGCATGATGCAATTTTATCTTTATCAAAGATGCATACGAGCTTACTGgttctatttttcttcaaataaaagctTCAGCCAATCTGTAGAAATGGGTCATAAGTAttgaagcatgaagaaaaatCTGGTTTATCAGTTTAAATTCCATTTATTCTGCAGTACTGAAAGGGAATGAAAGAGTAAAGCTGTTTGCTACTTCCCATCTGTTTTTCATAAAGCCTGAGCATTCATGATTTTTCATTATGTGAAAACCtatctttccttccctttgatTAACATAACCTTTatggctgcagaggagagctTACAAATGTGGGATATGTCCTGAAGTCTCAGAACTAAGAAGCAACTATAAACATTAAAAACCcatatatgtttttatttcatgactTTGATACTCGGCCTATAAGTTGCATAAACCTGGGGCTTAAGGCAGTATTAAGATATAGGTAAACTTAAATGCATAAAAGATCCGTACAATATCAATGAAATGGTTACAGGTTTTCCTAGTTATAAGTTAAACCATAACTCACACAAAGTTATTAGCACACTGCATTTCtgtagtaacttttttcttttttttttcctctaggttAAGAATAGGTTTTCTGACAGGTCCCAAGCCTCTTATCGACAGAGTTATTCTACACATTCAGGTTTCAACAATGCACACCAGCACTTTCACACAGGCAAGTACCAAACTGCCAACTGATTTGTATTTAGAGAAGAGAACATATTCCAAGTCataagaaaccaaaaccaaacagctttGCACTTTTGCAGTTGCTCTgcatttttgcagttttgtttatAATAAGCACATACATTGTCAATTCTACCAAAATAAGAGAGAACACCATAGAAATTACAACCAGAGCTAGAGGGTGTCTCAGTGCACAGAAAGCACAGCTAGTATGCCCTTAGCCCTCAAATTGCAAGaatcagtatttaaaatactttgtatcTCTTGCTAGTAGGTTCTCTTGAAAAACCTCAATGTAAAGCATACAGTGGAAgcacttagggttttttttctatttttcattctaCTTTGTAATTACAACAATATAGGCAGCCCACAGAGACATTACAAAGTAGGCTGCCAACTACAGTCCCTTTAGCGTTAATAATAAGGAAAGGAGACATTGAGCACATCTAAATATGGCTTCCATCTTCCAGCTCCATTAGTTCATCACAGAGGCAGTATTAAAGCAGAGAGGCTGATAAGGGCAGGAAGGTAAAGCAATATAACattgccttccttctccctgatTACCATATTTAGCTCTCCAtccattttttcctcccaccGCCCCAACTTCCAAACACTGTCATGATCCTTGGACACAGCAGTAACGTGGACTACAATGTCCTGTTGCTGTTGCCACCTCTGTTTATAAAGGGCTCCAAGAGACCCCGCACGCAATTTCTTGCCTGTGTGGAATTCTGAATAATGCATCAGGCTATATATCTTTTGATGATTGCAGAACAGTCCTGTTTAAAATACGGTATTGatgatgtgttttatttctttagattATGATATCACAGCTGCTTCAGCAATGGGGAGAAAAGGGTTTCTTGGAGCATATAGACAGGTAGGATCATGTCATATGTGAATCCCATCATCTGTCATTCTGCTCCTTGTTACCTACACAAAACATTATTTGCGGTAAACACGTCAGAGGAGGTGCATCAGTATTAGGCTAAATGGATAAGCCAGGTCACCAAGACTGACAGTATTCACACAAGAGTCCTGAAGGAGCTCTGTGTGAAGCTGCAGACATGCAGGTCAGGGCACGTAAATTACCACTACAGACCGACAATCTGCCAGTCCAGGGGCACAGTCATTATGCAGCTTCTATCTGAAGGGACCTCAACAGGATCCTGGGAGCTCCAAGTCAGTTAATAAAGTTTTCATCCCTGCTAAAGTGCTAGGGTCTATAGCAAAGGCTAAGATCACTGAGCACATAATCTACTGAGAAAGACAGCTTCTATAAAGGGAGTTCTTGCCTCACTAAAACTCAGCAGGGATTCACTCTCTAACATCCTTAATCTAATGATTGCGGATGCTGATGGAAAGAATTACAGAGAGCAGTGAGGTTCACCTACACTTGCTAAACATTGCCTCTGTCACTACTCTTGGAGACAGAGCAGTAGGCTAAGGTCTAACTCAGCAAGACATTTCTTATGATACTGATAcacatttggttttcatttggaGGAGCATAGTTTCTCTTGGGTATCCATGCTTCATTTCAGGTGCCATACTTGGATGCCATTAGAACCCCAAGCTTCCTACTTCAGTGGGTAGCATGCTACATTCTGCAAAGGCCTGTAACAGGAATGTAAGCAAAGCATGGAAAAGGTTCTTGTATCTGACTGTAACAGCCGCTTCTGTCCCCTGAGCACCTGCCTGTTGTCCATACTGTAAACActaatatttagaaaagaaaaaaaaaaaacaaaaaaacaaaccacaccagACATACCAGTCCTGGCTTTGCCTTGTTTTAAGAAGTAGGAGCATAAAGATAAGTTTTGCAGGGAAGCTTGGACCGTACTTTAGCTCAGCTTTCAGCAGTTAGAAAAATATATCCTAAATGCATCTTTTTACTTACCACCTTCTTGTAGGCCAAAAAGCATCCTTGCTAAAGCCAGAAGGCTGTTCTTCCTTGATTAATGAGAATAGTGCTGCAGTAGGGTAGCTGCAACCCTTTATAACCTTCCAGCTCTGTTGTCAGGTGACTTATTGATGAGGCCCAACAGCTGACTGCAATCTTTTCCAGGTGATTTCATTTGGACAAGGTTGCCTTGTTAGATCATGCTTTTGCGTAGGAGCTAGCCTGTTGTTTGGAGCAGCTACGTTTTTGTGTAAGTCTTGTCTCACTAGCAGTTACAATTTCATTCCAACATGAAAGTAAAATGataacagaaaggcaaaaaacttGCAACAGAATTTGTAATGTGATAAAAACTGCATAAGTGAGATTTACCATTTCATGCAGAATGTAGCAATCAGTGTAGGTTGAGTCCCAAAACTATATAAGCCTTCAGTATCAGGTGTAATAAAATACATCCAGAAATTGGAAAAGCTATTGGTTCAGAGAgtataaagaaaaatctaaatgtaAAATTATGCAAATTACTAAGTATGGTTTCTCTTCGGAGAAGGGAACACATTTGCATCTGATTTATGAACTCTGTATCAGGCATTTCTCTTGTGTCTCCTGTTGCAGAATCACAGCGCTCTCATTTTATATCAACAAAAGCCACTGCACATGTTGAAACTTGGGTTAGGGTCATTTTCCCCAGTAAGAGATTGAATTATTTCCAAGTTTTACTTAAAGTGTGAAGGAGATAGATAGGTTCAAAAGTTTAGAAAAGGGGAAGCTGTCAAATAGTCATGACAGGTTTATCATATGATGTGCTTTTTACCTTGTGAAATATCATTTTCACATGTACCTATTACACAAATTCAATCCAAATGCACAAATATCGAGTCTGTGCTTTTGCATATGTGTAAgtccttcattttcttcagtatGCCTGTTTGGTGTGGTAAATATTGCTAACAGGGCTTGTATCTACTGATATAATAGACAGAATGGATATAATATATAAAGAGTTTCCATGACATATGTAAAGCTTAGGAAGCAGCCACACAGGCATTTCCTCTGTCTGGTTGATCGGTGCTTTGTTGGAGACACGCTGAGCATTCAAGACTTCTCTGATACACGTACAAAGTTTTATACACACAGTATACTGTATTGTGCCCATCTAGGATATGCTCATATTTCCATTAAATGTGCACTTAGGTTGTTCaagcagaaaagctttgtttctgcCTTTGGAAACAAATGGACTCTGAAGCGCTATGGGATCGTGACTTTGAATTGATAATTTACTTTCAGAGTGGTGGAGTTCTACAGGACCCAGCGGGATGCAATGCTCATTGCTGCTGACAAGTGGTTAAAAGGTCAGTGAGTGCAACACAGCTAATTACTTAGATTTTTTCCTAGCTATTTATCGTCTTTGTGTTTAAGAAAAATCACTAACGTTCATCCCTTGACTGAAGTGACAGATAAGCACTATAAGCAAATCAATGGCATTAAATATTAAGCTTAGGACAAATTATCTAGTACTgctgttttcatgcttttctggTGGGACAAGGAGATGGTGATGAGAAAAAAGCTCACCACATTACTGTATAAAGCCATTTTACAAAGACTATATATTTCACTCCACTATGTTCTTATGCTTTCTATGTTTAAAGTCTCTGTCTTTAAAATCTCTGTCTGAAATAACCAGATATAGTGGCCTTAATTTAGAAAAAGATATAAACAATCAATATAGCAGTAgtgataataattttttttgtcagaaatcaATTTCAAATGTCCCCTTTTGTGGTTAATCACAGAGCATAGAAAGGATTTGATCAACAATAATGCAATTCCAGTTAGTGACTCACTCCTTTTAGTCAGTCTAAGTGGAATCAGCAATAACTGCTTAAGAACCGCCCACCTACCTTAGATGATACTTCCATGGGACATGGGTACTTGGGCATCACACAATCGTTAATATACTTACTCTTGCTAATTCCAGGTTTTTAGGTAtgaagtatttcttctttttctacatGGCTCTGAACAACCATGGGTTGTTGACCTAGGTAGGCCCTCTTTGTCTCAATTCCCCGAGTATCAAAACAGTGTAATAGCACTGGACTACCTTAAAGTGTATTGTGAGAATATACTCATATGTAAAAGACTATAGGGTCTTTACGTTTTCTAGTAATAGGAACCATAATATTATGGAAAACAGACCTTTATTTTGTAGATATGCAATGGTTAAATACAtcaaggaagagctggagaagatgtCAAGTTAAATAAATAGTTTCTTCAAAAATATGTCCAAAACTAGATAAAGAATTCTAGGTAAACAAAAGCTATACAGTAAGTCTGCATACATAATTTAAGACATAAATCCTCTCTAAGCCTTCCCATCCTCCTCATAACTCCTAGGCTCtccttttctttggggaaaaatctATAATCATTGTaacttaaaggaaaacatttttgcaCTTTGTGACACTTTAAATTGCATTGATAGTCAATGTGATATTAGGAGAAACTgcatcagaaaaattattttagattgtTTACTTGATCTGAAAGTAATCAACAAATGTAGTTTGTTAATGTTTGGGATTTCTGTAATTAGACCAATCACTTTCACAAAAAGTATTGAGGATACCAGCACAAGTGCAATAAGCCCACACAGATTTGATTACGAGTACTTTAAATTTTGCAAGTGGCATCCTGGCTCTGTGGCCCACATTCCCTTTGAGTTCCCTGGAACAACGAATCTAGAACATCACTGAATCTATGAGGTATCAGTTAAAGGTGGGGCAGAAGTTTCTTTCTTgattcccttcttttctctctctctctccagactTGGCAGAATGGTACCCTCCGGCTGCTGGCATGTTCTTATGGATCAAAATTAAGGGTGTTGCTGATACACAGCAGCTGATCATggaaaaagctttgcagaaagaAGTATGACCTATGGTTTAATGGTTTCTGATGTTAAAAGGAAATCAGGGaaggataaaataaatttacCATATCTATCcacacatatgtgcacacataAAAAAGCAGGGGAACTTGCTGTGCAACATCATTGAGTCTCCAAGTCAGGCATTGTTGCATAGTGAcgcattaataaaatattttcatgtctgTATTCAGATGTTGATAATTAATCAGCTTACTTAAATTTAAACCATCATCATATATAGTACAGTGCCATGGatacaacatatatatataatattaatataggTACCTATATGAATGATGGCTGTCCACTATATCTTTTTAATAAGAGAAATTAAGTGTGATTTTATTTCTACAATTTATAAAAGCCAGCACTGTGTAGTGAGTAAACTACATCCCACCTCACTGGAACTTCTAAACATTGTGATGATAAGCCCGACCTGATAACCCACCAGCCTAGGTAACCAAAACCTAAGAGCCCTTTGATTTTGTTATGAAAAGTCTGATTCCAGGTAGCATATTTTTAGCTTCTCATTGAAGAGAAGAAATATATTAAGCTATGTTCTGATACCAGTGTTTCAGCAGTGAGCCTTCTCGAATTTAATTTAACATAGTGTTTTAAAACTGTAGAAGTGGTGATAACTGGGTGGCTGATCAATTTTTCTTAGGTGTTACTGGTTCCTGGAGGAGCATTCAATATCGATAGTTCAGAGCCTAGTTCTTATGTCAGAGCCTCcttctccctgtcttctccaGCCCAGATGGACCTGGTAAgtgatatatttctttttacattcttATCAAGACAGTTTCTCATATAATAATGCTCCTTTATTTTTACTTACTTCTCCTTACGTGTTTTCTTGAATGTTAGTGTAGTTTTTTTAGTACTTAGGTGATTAAGCAGTACTTTTGAAGCAGTATTAGTTGTTTCTTAGGCAAGACACTCATATCCAAATGACCTCAAAGGTACCAAATTTTTAGGACCACTTAAAATTTTTCTCATACATGTAGAGTCTCACACTTAATCCTCCCAGACATTATTCataaaggctttactgaagtcagagTAAGTTTTGCTATTTGCTTTGGCATTAGCAGACTTCACGTGTCTTTTATTTTCCGGACTTTCCATTCCTGAGATTGAATTACCTGCtttcttttgtatgtgtgtgtggtcAATCCTTTGTAAGAAAgaatattgttttgcttttatacAATTGACATATATGTTGTATTTCATTTCTCAGGAActaattttctatgtattttaggAACATTTTGGATATTATTTGGCTGTATCTGTAAAATCAGTGGGAAGAAAGATAGGACACATTTATTTGTGCAGATTTAATATTCATTTGATTC encodes the following:
- the AADAT gene encoding kynurenine/alpha-aminoadipate aminotransferase, mitochondrial isoform X1, producing the protein MPSSTGSRRCPLRPPPPAPRRPADMNYSRFITTVSAARKASPIRLLTELMQKSPPSLISLAGGAPNPNVFPFKRATVAIGHGTAVEIGEDLMKRALQYSASAGIPELLSWLKDFQRNLHNPPTANYSPEQGQMEVCVTTGSQEGLCKVFEMLINPGDNILLDAPTYSGTLAALRPLGCNIINVPSDQHGIIPKALKEILSTWSSEDVKNRSHHLPKFLYTIPNGCNPTGNSLTTERKKEIYQLARKYDFLIIEDDPYYFLQFEKPWAPTFLSMDVDGRVIRTDSFSKILSSGLRIGFLTGPKPLIDRVILHIQVSTMHTSTFTQIMISQLLQQWGEKGFLEHIDRVVEFYRTQRDAMLIAADKWLKDLAEWYPPAAGMFLWIKIKGVADTQQLIMEKALQKEVLLVPGGAFNIDSSEPSSYVRASFSLSSPAQMDLAFKRLADLIKEAL
- the AADAT gene encoding kynurenine/alpha-aminoadipate aminotransferase, mitochondrial isoform X2 gives rise to the protein MNYSRFITTVSAARKASPIRLLTELMQKSPPSLISLAGGAPNPNVFPFKRATVAIGHGTAVEIGEDLMKRALQYSASAGIPELLSWLKDFQRNLHNPPTANYSPEQGQMEVCVTTGSQEGLCKVFEMLINPGDNILLDAPTYSGTLAALRPLGCNIINVPSDQHGIIPKALKEILSTWSSEDVKNRSHHLPKFLYTIPNGCNPTGNSLTTERKKEIYQLARKYDFLIIEDDPYYFLQFEKPWAPTFLSMDVDGRVIRTDSFSKILSSGLRIGFLTGPKPLIDRVILHIQVSTMHTSTFTQIMISQLLQQWGEKGFLEHIDRVVEFYRTQRDAMLIAADKWLKDLAEWYPPAAGMFLWIKIKGVADTQQLIMEKALQKEVLLVPGGAFNIDSSEPSSYVRASFSLSSPAQMDLAFKRLADLIKEAL
- the AADAT gene encoding kynurenine/alpha-aminoadipate aminotransferase, mitochondrial isoform X3 encodes the protein MPSSTGSRRCPLRPPPPAPRRPADMNYSRFITTVSAARKASPIRLLTELMQKSPPSLISLAGGAPNPNVFPFKRATVAIGHGTAVEIGEDLMKRALQYSASAGIPELLSWLKDFQRNLHNPPTANYSPEQGQMEVCVTTGSQEGLCKVFEMLINPGDNILLDAPTYSGTLAALRPLGCNIINVPSDQHGIIPKALKEILSTWSSEDVKNRSHHLPKFLYTIPNGCNPTGNSLTTERKKEIYQLARKYDFLIIEDDPYYFLQFEKPWAPTFLSMDVDGRVIRTDSFSKILSSGVVEFYRTQRDAMLIAADKWLKDLAEWYPPAAGMFLWIKIKGVADTQQLIMEKALQKEVLLVPGGAFNIDSSEPSSYVRASFSLSSPAQMDLAFKRLADLIKEAL
- the AADAT gene encoding kynurenine/alpha-aminoadipate aminotransferase, mitochondrial isoform X4, whose product is MPSSTGSRRCPLRPPPPAPRRPADMNYSRFITTVSAARKASPIRLLTELMQKSPPSLISLAGGAPNPNVFPFKRATVAIGHGTAVEIGEDLMKRALQYSASAGIPELLSWLKDFQRNLHNPPTANYSPEQGQMEVCVTTGSQEGLCKVFEMLINPGDNILLDAPTYSGTLAALARKYDFLIIEDDPYYFLQFEKPWAPTFLSMDVDGRVIRTDSFSKILSSGLRIGFLTGPKPLIDRVILHIQVSTMHTSTFTQIMISQLLQQWGEKGFLEHIDRVVEFYRTQRDAMLIAADKWLKDLAEWYPPAAGMFLWIKIKGVADTQQLIMEKALQKEVLLVPGGAFNIDSSEPSSYVRASFSLSSPAQMDLAFKRLADLIKEAL